The sequence TGGCATAGCCGTAGGAACTACTACCTTACTGATAGTCTGCCACTTGGAGGCACCAAGGGCATAAGATGCATATCGAAGGCTTTTGGGGACGGCAAAGAGCGCCGTTTCGGCTGCGCCCACTATAAGCGGTAGGGCAATACAGCCCAAAGTGAGTCCTGCCGATAAGAGGGATGGATTGAACTTAAGCATTATGCAGAAAAAGGAAAGTCCGAAAAGACCATAGACTATTGAGGGAACTCCCGCCAAGCTCCTTATGGCCAGTCTCAGTGTTGTTGTGAATATATCGTCTCTGGCGTACTCCACCAAATATATGGCCGTACAAATTCCGACAGGAAGGGAAAAGGCAATGGAGACCAGTATTAGCTGTACGGTTCCCACGATCGGTGTTAATATACCGCCCTCCGTCATAGAATTTCTGGGCGGTTGTGTTAAAAATTCTATAGACAAGGCTCCGGCTCCCTGGACGATCACGAAACCCAAAATGCCGAATAAAATAAGTATCACAGCGAACATAGAGGCCCACAATATAAAGGTCAATGATTTGTCCTTTAACTTTCTTCCCATCAATGCAATTGCCACCTCCATCGCTTTTCTACCCAGATGGCCGCAAAATTAAGCGCCAGGGTCATTAACAATAAGAGTAATCCGGCAAAGAAAAGAGCGTGATAATGAGGAGAACCGACTGGGGTTTCGCCCATTTCGGCAGCTATAGTAGACGTCAGAGGCCTTATGGGATCGAATAAACTCCTTGGGATAATGGCTGCCCCTCCTGCGGCCATTAAAACCACCATGGTTTCACCAATTGCCCTCATCATGCCAAGTAGACAGGCCTGCATGATACCGGGCAATGCGGCGGGTAGGACCACTCTGGTGATTGTCTCCTGCCTTGTGGCTCCCAGGGCAAAGGAGGCGTCCCTAATGTCGGAAGGTACGGAAGAAATCGCGTCGTCAGCCAGCGACCCAGTTATAGGTATGATTAGGATGCCCAGAAGTAGGGAGGCGTTGAAAAGGTTTAATCCAGAGACCAGCTCAAAGGTATTTTGAAGCCAGGGGGCCAAAAGGACCATTCCGACGAAACCCAGCACCACAGAAGGTAAAAAACCAAGCATTTCGAGCAGAGGTTTCATTATATTTCTTAAAGGGGATGGGCAAATTTCGGATAAGTATATGGCGACCAGAACGCTTAATGGAAGGGCGAAGAGGGACGACAGAATAGTTACGGCCAATGACCCCGCTATTAAAGGGAGCATTCCAAAATCCGGAGGAGAGTAAGTGGGATACCAATATAATCCGAATAAAAGCTCCTTGAGCGACGTCGATTTTAAAACCGGGATTCCTTCCTTTATCAAGAAAAACAAGATAAATATAAGGATAAAGATACCCACCATAGCTATGCCGCTTATAATGGTCCTGGCTATGAGATCCCGTTGCTTTCTATCCCTCAAATCAGAACTTCCTCCTTTTGGATAACTGACTTACGCTTCTATAAAGCTTCATGAAAAATTCATGCCTGTACATACTTATGAAAACAATAACATTCGCTAAGAGCTTATCATATTCTATGTAACAACAATTTTACAAAATTGTAAAACCAACGTTACTTTAAAAACAGTCTTTTTTGGCGTCACGCCGCCGTATAGTTTCAGTACTGGCAGGAAATATCCGAAAAAGTTTGTTGTCTTGGCATTTTCGGCTTTAGGGTGTTAAATTTTGTTGGGTTCCTGGAATAAAACTGGAGGTGTTGATGTTGAAAGTTTACAAAAGCTCAGCGAGGCCAAGCGAGGTGAGCTCGCAGGCATTGGGTATTTTCGTCTTTGAAGGCAAAATTGAGGAGTCTTTGAAAGAGCTTGAAGGTTTGGGCAAGAGGGTCAAAAGACAGGCGGAACATGAGCACTTTACCGGTAAGAAGGAAAGTTTGCTCAAAGTCACTTTTTCCGAAGGCCCGACGCCCAGGGTTTTTCTGGCGGGATTGGGACAAGAATCGAAAGCGAGAATAGACGATTACAGGGTTGCTGCTGCAATTGTAACGAAGGCCGCTTTAGAATCATATGTCGGAGAACTATATCTTTACTCTCCAAAAATTAACCCTCCCATTTCACAGGCCTTTGCCGAGGGGGCTTTGCTCGGCGCCTACAAGTTCGACCGATATAAAACCGATGGCCGAAAGGAGGAAGATAAAGGGAAAATTGATGACCTCTATATAATAAATGGCGACGACGATGCCATCGAAAGAGGCGTCCTTTTTGCCTGCGGACAGAATTATGCCAGGGATTTGGCGAACGAGCCTCCAAACCTTGTCAACCCAGCCACCTTGGCGAAGGCGGCCGTTGATTTGGCTGATGATATGGGCTTGGAATGCGAGATATACGACGAAGTAGAGTTGGAACGCATGGGCATGAATGCCCTCCTTGCTGTCGGGAGGGGATCTGCTAATCCACCCAGGTTGATCCACCTGACGTACAAGCCGTCGTCCAGGCCTTTAAAGAAAATTGCCCTTGTCGGAAAGGGGCTCACCTTCGATAGCGGCGGATTGGATATAAAAACCTCAGAGAACATGAGGACCATGAAGGGTGATAAAACGGGAGCATGTGTCGTCTTGGGAGCGATGAGAAGCCTTGTCAAGTTAAATTTGCCGATGGAAGTGCACGCCTTGATAGGAGCCGTTGAGAACATGCCGAGCGGTTCGTCATATAAACCCGATGATATAATCAAAACCTATACAGGAAAGACCATAGAGATCGATAACACCGACGCCGAAGGGCGGGTGACTATGGCAGATGTGTTGGGTTTTGCCTCGAAGTTAAATCCCTCTTGCATGGTCGATATTGCTACTCTTACGGGAGGTTGTGCCGTAGCCCTGGGTCCTTACAGGGCAGGAATATTTGCGAACGATCAAGCCCTTTGCAACGCATTGCTCGATGCGTCGTCCTTCACGGGAGAAATGCTCTGGCAGCTTCCCATGGACGACGAGCGCTTGAGAAAGCGCTTGGATTCGCCCTTTGCCGATGTGGCCAATTCAGCGGGAAGATATGGAAGCGCCATCACTGCTGCCATGTTTTTGAGAGAGTTTGTGCCCGAAGACATTCCCTGGGCTCATATCGATATAGCAGGCGTAAGTTACTATAAGGAGCCTTTCGGGTACTACTCCAGCGGAATATCGGGGTTCGGCACCAGAACGATATTGCAATGGCTTTACCGGTTGCAATAAAAAGCCCAAAGGCCCATACAGGAGTTTGATGGTAAGGATCCCTTCTCCTTACGCTCCCTAAAAAATTCATTTTGAAGGAGCGCTTAATAACGTGTCGATACTTCTGCCGCCTTGTTTCTTACATGGATAAGCCTTCTGTCGGTTGGAGGATGCGAATTAAAGCCGCTGGGACTGGTCTCGTAACCTGCCTCTTTCATCTTTTCCAGTGCCCTAACCAAACCCCATGGATCGTAACCGGCCCTGGCGGCCAACTCTATGCCGTAGTCGTCTGCTTCCACTTCCTGCTCACGGCTAAAACCGGATTCTGCAAGGGCGTAGCCAATGTCCAAAGGATCTATGCCCGAAGAACTTCCCACCTTGCGGAACAAGAGGCCCCATAAAATGCTTCGGGTGACCGTTCTGCTGTAGTGATTGAGTTTTATGTGTCCGATCTCGTGGGCCAGCACGCCCGCAAGCTCATCTTCGCTGTCCAGCAATTCGAGCATTCCCTTTGTCACCGTTATCGAATACTTATTCAAGGAAAAAGAGACCCAGGCGTTCGGCTCCTTTTGGTCGACGACAGCGATTGGAGCAGAAGGATCGATTCCGGCTGTTTTTGCCAATTTCGCCCAAACACTTTTTACCGAATCGGGTTCCAGCGCAGCCAATGAAGCGTTAGCCGAAAGAAATATAATAATTACCGCCCCAACGAGGAAAGAGCGTGCAAATTTTTTCATTTTTATCACCCCCATCCATAGTGGGGTAAATTTCTAGATTTATTTTAATTCTCATTTCCAATATTAATTCTAATATTTTATACTGGAATTGAAAATGGGAATTTTTACGTAGGATGGAGGGATGAAGGCCTTTGATTCTCGGAGGTGGATCTGTTGATATTAGGTGCAATTGTGGGAGATATAGTCGGATCGGTATATGAGTTTGATCCGGTAAAAGACGAAAAGGCGGTAATTTTCTTTAAAGAAGGCTGCACCTACACAGACGATACCGTTCTCACTGTAGCGGTGGCCGATTGTCTGTTGCATAGAGGGTCTTACGCCGATTATTATTTAAAATATGCCAGCCGATATCCAAACGCTGGCTATGGTCGAATGTTTAAGCTTTGGTTGAAATTTAACGGACAGAGATCTATAAAAAGCCTTGGAAACGGTTCGGCGATGAGGGCGAGCCCCATAGGATGGGCATGTAACGAAGCGGAGGACCTTTTGAGGGAGGCCGAAAAAAGTGCCCTTCCCACGCATTCAGACCCGGAGGGTATAAAGGGCGCCCAGGCCGTGGCTTTGGCCGTATTTTTAGCTCGAAAAGGTTATTTGAAGGAGCAGATAAAACGAGAAATAGAACGCCGTTTTGGATACGACCTGTCGAGAGAACTCGAGGAAATACGTCCTTCCTACAACTTTGATGCCACCTGTCCCGGTTCCGTCCCAGAAGCGCTTATAGGTTTTTTGGAGTCCGATGATTTCGGAGACGCCTTGAGAAAAGCGATATCTTTGGGCGGCGACGCCGATACGCAGGCTGCCATAGCAGGAGCCGTGGCCCACGCATATTATGGAGGCATTCCCGGCGAAATGGTAGAAAAGTCGAGGATGCTCCTGCCAAGCGAGTTTGTAAAGATAATTGATATATTCGTCAATACCTACGATGTCTTTTGATTTTGAAGTCATAGAAAAAATAAGGGTGCTGATTTGTTATCTGAGACCATAAAATAAGGACCGCGGATTTCTGCGGCCCTTATTTGGCATATCGGTGTAAGCCTTTTATAGGAGCCTTAGTCGACCAGCTTTAAAGGAACGGCAGCTTCCGGGGTGTTTACGTTAAACGTAAATGTTTCAGTATAATATAAGGATACTACTGTATCATTGTGCTCTTTATAACCGATCGAGATGTCCTGTCCCGATACGAGCTCGAAATCTCCGCCGCGAAGGGAGACAACTATTCCGTCGTTTATCTGGGAAGATAGGATTATCCTGCTGTCGCCAAGAATGTCGCTGATTTTCTTGTAAAGGGGATAGCCTTCTCCTGCGGAGTATATCCTGGTATAAAGGGCCGGGCTTGCAACA comes from Acetomicrobium thermoterrenum DSM 13490 and encodes:
- the pstA gene encoding phosphate ABC transporter permease PstA — translated: MEVAIALMGRKLKDKSLTFILWASMFAVILILFGILGFVIVQGAGALSIEFLTQPPRNSMTEGGILTPIVGTVQLILVSIAFSLPVGICTAIYLVEYARDDIFTTTLRLAIRSLAGVPSIVYGLFGLSFFCIMLKFNPSLLSAGLTLGCIALPLIVGAAETALFAVPKSLRYASYALGASKWQTISKVVVPTAMPSILTGAILSVGRVAGETAPIMFTGAAFFTPGIAKSLFQEVMALPFHVYVLATAGTSIDKTRPLQYGAILVLLILVLGITLVGIIMRARLSRRRYLM
- the pstC gene encoding phosphate ABC transporter permease subunit PstC; the protein is MRDRKQRDLIARTIISGIAMVGIFILIFILFFLIKEGIPVLKSTSLKELLFGLYWYPTYSPPDFGMLPLIAGSLAVTILSSLFALPLSVLVAIYLSEICPSPLRNIMKPLLEMLGFLPSVVLGFVGMVLLAPWLQNTFELVSGLNLFNASLLLGILIIPITGSLADDAISSVPSDIRDASFALGATRQETITRVVLPAALPGIMQACLLGMMRAIGETMVVLMAAGGAAIIPRSLFDPIRPLTSTIAAEMGETPVGSPHYHALFFAGLLLLLMTLALNFAAIWVEKRWRWQLH
- a CDS encoding leucyl aminopeptidase; this encodes MLKVYKSSARPSEVSSQALGIFVFEGKIEESLKELEGLGKRVKRQAEHEHFTGKKESLLKVTFSEGPTPRVFLAGLGQESKARIDDYRVAAAIVTKAALESYVGELYLYSPKINPPISQAFAEGALLGAYKFDRYKTDGRKEEDKGKIDDLYIINGDDDAIERGVLFACGQNYARDLANEPPNLVNPATLAKAAVDLADDMGLECEIYDEVELERMGMNALLAVGRGSANPPRLIHLTYKPSSRPLKKIALVGKGLTFDSGGLDIKTSENMRTMKGDKTGACVVLGAMRSLVKLNLPMEVHALIGAVENMPSGSSYKPDDIIKTYTGKTIEIDNTDAEGRVTMADVLGFASKLNPSCMVDIATLTGGCAVALGPYRAGIFANDQALCNALLDASSFTGEMLWQLPMDDERLRKRLDSPFADVANSAGRYGSAITAAMFLREFVPEDIPWAHIDIAGVSYYKEPFGYYSSGISGFGTRTILQWLYRLQ
- a CDS encoding M48 family metallopeptidase, with amino-acid sequence MKKFARSFLVGAVIIIFLSANASLAALEPDSVKSVWAKLAKTAGIDPSAPIAVVDQKEPNAWVSFSLNKYSITVTKGMLELLDSEDELAGVLAHEIGHIKLNHYSRTVTRSILWGLLFRKVGSSSGIDPLDIGYALAESGFSREQEVEADDYGIELAARAGYDPWGLVRALEKMKEAGYETSPSGFNSHPPTDRRLIHVRNKAAEVSTRY
- a CDS encoding ADP-ribosylglycohydrolase family protein — protein: MILGAIVGDIVGSVYEFDPVKDEKAVIFFKEGCTYTDDTVLTVAVADCLLHRGSYADYYLKYASRYPNAGYGRMFKLWLKFNGQRSIKSLGNGSAMRASPIGWACNEAEDLLREAEKSALPTHSDPEGIKGAQAVALAVFLARKGYLKEQIKREIERRFGYDLSRELEEIRPSYNFDATCPGSVPEALIGFLESDDFGDALRKAISLGGDADTQAAIAGAVAHAYYGGIPGEMVEKSRMLLPSEFVKIIDIFVNTYDVF